The window GCCGCCGGTGCCGTGTTCGGCTCCTGGATGAACGACCGCGCGATCGTCTATCGCCGCAAATACAACATCCCCACCGAGTGGGGCACCGCCGTCAACGTGCAGGCCATGGTGTTCGGCAACACCGGCGAAAACTCCGGCTCCGGCGTCGCGTTCACCCGCAACCCGGCCAACGGCACCAACGAATTCTACGGCGAGTTCCTGATCAACGCGCAGGGTGAAGACGTCGTCGCCGGCGTCCGCACGCCCGAGCCCGTTGCCCAGCTCAAGAACCACCTCCCGCAGGCCTACGCCGAGCTCCTCAAGGTCCGCAAGACCCTCGAGGCGCACTTCAAGGACGTGCAGGACGTCGAGTTCACCATCCAGGACGGCAAGCTGTTCATGCTCCAGACGCGCAACGGCAAGCGCACCGCCGCCGCCGCGCTGAAGTTCGCCGCCGACATGGTGAAGGAAAAGCTCATCGACTGGCAGACCGCGGTGCTCCGCAACCCGGCCGACCAGCTCGAGCAGCTCCTCGCCCCGATCTTCGACCTCGCCGAGGTCAAGAAGGCCGCCGTCATCGCCACCGGTCTCCCGGCCGGCCCCGGCGCCGCCACCGGCAAGATCTACTTCAACGCCGACCGCGCTGTCGTCGCCGCCGAGAAGGGCGACAAGGTCCTCCTCGTCCGCGTCGAGACCTCGCCGGAAGACCTCCGCGGCATGATCGCCGCCGAAGGCATCCTCACCGCCCGCGGTGGCGTCTCCTCGCACGCCGCGCTCGTCGCCCGCCAGATGGGCAAGGTCTGCGTTTGCGGCGCTTCCGCCGTCAACATCAACTACGACGCCAAGACCGCCACGATCGCCGGCCAGACGTTCGCCGAAGGCGATTACCTCTCCATCGACGGCACCTCCGGCACGGTTTACGCCGGCCAGATCAAGACCGCCCCGTCGGAAATCATCGCCGGCCTCGTCAACGGTGACGCCGCCGCGATGGCCACGGAGAAGTTCAAGAACTACACCCAGCTCATGAAGTGGTGCGCGCAGGCCACCAAGCTGTCCGTCCGCACCAACGCCGATACGCCCGAGCAGGCGCGCATCGCCGTCGCGTTCGGCGCGGTCGGCATCGGCCTCACCCGCACCGAGCACATGTTCTTCGAAGGCGACCGCATCGACGCCATGCGCGAGATGATCCTCGCCGACACCGTCGAAGGCCGCGAGGCCGCCCTCGCCAAGCTGCTCCCGTATCAGCGCGGCGACTTCTACGGCATCTTCAAAGCGCTGAAGGGCTTCCCCGCCACCATCCGCTTCCTCGACCCGCCGCTGCACGAGTTCCTCCCGAACTCGAAGGAGCAGCAGGCCGACCTCGCGAAGAAGCTCGGCATCGCGGTCGAGAAGATCGAGCACCGCGTGCACGAACTCCACGAGTTCAACCCGATGCTCGGCTTCCGCGGCTGCCGCCTCGGCATCAAGTATCCCGAGATCACCGCCATGCAGGCCCGTGCCGTCATCGAGGCCGCCGTGCAGGCCAAGAAGGAAGGCATCAAGACCAAGCCCGAGATCATGATCCCGCTGGTCGGCTTCAAGAAGGAGCTCGATCTGCAGGTCGCGATCGTCCACGAGGTCGCCGCCAAGGTGTTCGCCGAGCAGAAGACGAAGGTCGACTACTCCGTCGGCACCATGATCGAAGTCCCCCGCGGCGCCCTCACCGCCGACGAGATCGCGCAGACCGCCGAGTTCTTCAGCTTCGGCACCAACGACCTCACGCAGACCTGCCTCGGCATGTCGCGCGACGACTCCGGCTCGTTCCTCGGCGCCTACCAGGAAGCCGAAATCTTCAAGAAGAACCCGTTCGCGTCCGTCGACCAGAACGGCACGGGCCAGCTCATGAAGATCGCGATCGAGAAGGGCTCCAAGACCCGCCCCGGCATCAAGCTCGGCATCTGCGGCGAACACGGTGGCGATCCGGACTCGGTGAAGTTCTGCCACAAGATCGGCCTCACCTACGTCTCGTGCTCGCCCTATCGCGTGCCCGTCGCCCGCCTCGCCGCCGCCCAGGCCGCGATCGCGGACCTCAAGGCCGCGAAGAAGTAAGCCTTCGGTAGGGGCGGTTGCCCTCAACCGCCCTCTCACTCTCGAGCCCCGGCCTCACCGCCGGGGCTTTTCTTTTCGCGCTCCTTCCGACCGCAGCCTCGGCGAAGGCTGCTCGCTGCGCGGCCGGCCACGACCGAGTCGTGCGCGACAGTTTGCCAACAACAGTCAGCCATCTGCCCTCCGGGAGCTGGCCCTGCGCGCGGCGTTTTCTCGTTGAGAAAAGGGGTGACGCTCGTGCCTGCGCTGAGCGTTCGCGCCTTCCTCCCATGCTCCGCTTTCGCCAACTCGACATCCTTCTTCACCGCGCCGCATTCCTTCTCGCGGGTCTTCTCGTGCTGCCGCCTCTCGCCTTCGCGCAGACGGTGCTGCTGCTCTCCACGGGAGATTCGGCGCTCGATCTCCAGACGCGCAACGTCCTCCAAGGCGCCGGCTACTCCGTGACCGTCGGCAACGCCTACACCTCGCTCGCGCCCGCGGAACTCATCGGCATCAACGTCGTCCTGTTGCTGCCGAACCACAACTGGAACACCGGCGACATGCCGCTCGCGTCCCAAGCCGCCCTCGTCTCCTTCGTCCAAAACGGCGGCGGCCTCGTCACCAGCGAATGGACCGACTGGAAAGTCAGCCAAGGCGACTTCGCCACGCTCTCCCCCATCCTCCCGGCCACCTCAGCCAGCCAATACAGAAACATCTCCGGGCTCTTCTACGTGCAGGCGACCGCCGACAGCGCGCTGAACGCCGGCCTCGGCAACCACTTCGTGTTCTCCACCGACAACTACAGCGGCGTGGAATCGAAGCTCACCGCCAAAGCCGGCGCGACCGTCTTCTACACCACCCTCGGTGGCGCGGGTGGCGCCGGCGTCGTCGGCTGGGCCAACGGCTCCGGCCGCGTCATGCAGTTTTCGACCACCGCGGGTCCGAACGAATTGGCCAATGCCGACTACGCACGCCTGTTCGTCAACTCCGTCGCGTGGACCGCGCAGGGCGTGCCCGAGCCATCCACCTGCGCCTGCCTCGTGCTCGGCCTCGCGTTCGTCGGCTGGCGCGTCACACGCCGCCGCGCTTGAGCGATGTGTCCGTCGATTAGTGCGCCGTCACGGGACAGCGCTTTTCTTTTTGCGCGAAACGCCGGGCATGGATTCCCTCCGGGTTTCCCCATGAAACTACGCCCATTCCTCGCCGCGCTCGCGCTCGGTGGATTCTTCCTCTCCTCGATCCATGCGCAAGACGCGGCGCCCGCCGCCGCACCTGCCGTAGCACCTGCCTCGTCCGTCCAAGCCGATCTCCAAGCCCTGGTCGGCAAGATCGGCGAAAAACTCCGCGCCGGCCAGCGCACACCCGAAGCGCTCAAGGCCGAGATCGCCGAGTTCGACGCGCTCCTCGCCAAATACCCGGCCAAGGACGACGCCAGCGCGAACATCGTGATGATGAAGGCCTCGCTCTTCGCCCAGGTCTTCGGCGACGAGGAAACCGCCAAGAAACTCTTCGCCAGCCTGAAGTCCGATTTCCCTGGCACGCAGGCCGCGGCCGCCGCCGACCGCATGCTCTTCGCGCTGTCCGACGAGGGCAAAAAGCAGGCCGCCGCCGAAGAGGCCGCCGAAGAAGCAAAGATCTCCGCCCTCGTCGGCCAACCCGCGCCCGAGATCAATTTCACGTGGTCGTCGAAGGGCGACCTCAAGAAACTCTCCGACCTCAAGGGTCAGGTCGTCGTCCTCGACTTCTGGGCGACGTGGTGCGGTCCGTGCATCCGCTCCTTCCCGAAGGTTCGCGCGGAAGTCGCGCACTTCAAGGATTCGCCCGTGAAGTTCCTCGGCGTCACCAGCCTCCAAGGCCGCGTCAATGGCATCGAGCCCAAGCCGATCAACACGCGGGGCGATCCGCAGAAGGAATACGACCTCATGCCCCAGTTCATGAAGCTCAAGGAAATGACTTGGGACGTCGCCTTCAGCGAAGCCAACGTCTTCAACCCCGACTACGCGATCCGCGGCATCCCCTACGTCGCCATCATCGACCCGAAGGGCGTCGTCCGCCACGCCGGGCTTAACCCGCTCGATCCCGAGGCCGACATCGAGGGCAAGGTCACGGCGCTCCTCCAGGAATTCAATCTCCCGGTGCCCGCCGCCCAACCGGAAAAATCCGAATAACGATCTCCGCACCGTCCCCTCACCGCCCCGGCCATCGCGCCGGGGCTTTTTGTTTCTCCCCGGAGCCGATTCCCCTCAAGCGAGCCGCCCCACGCGCCGATTCCACCTAGGAATCGTTTTCCCCCAAGTCTTTCGCATGGCCGCTGCGCAGCAAATCACCGACGCCCTCATCCAAGATTCGATCGCGAACGCCATGCAGAACGTCTGCCGCACGTTGCTGCGCCATGACGCGCGCCTGGTCGACCGCATCGCCGCGACCACCTACGAGACCGACCCGATCAAGTTCCAACTCATCGGCAATGTCGGCTTCGGCGGCGACGCCAACGGCGTCACCTACCTCTGCATGAGCGACGACTTCGCGCTCTTCGCCGTCAGCACGATCCTCGGCATGAGTCGCGCCGAAGTGGAATTTCACGGCCCCGACGTCCTCAAGGACGCCATCGGCGAGTTTACGAACATGACCGTCGGCGGCTTCAAGAACGCCATCGCCGACGTCGGATTCCCCTGCAAGCTGACGCTCCCCACGATCGTCCGCGGCAACAATCTCAGCGTCGCGGCCCTGCGGGGCACCGCGCGCCACGTCTTCCGTTTCAGCTGCGCGTCGCACGTCGTCGTTGCAGACATCCAGATGAAGACCGAGTGAGCCGCGCCGCACGGTTGACCGCGCGAAGCGCCTCCTCCTCACGGGCCGAGCTCGCCCGCGCGTCGTCTTTTCAGACTGTGCGCTGCGCCATCCACCACGCCCGCGCCTCCGCCATGCCCTCGGCGTAGCTGCGCACGGGCGTGTAGCCGAGCTCGCGCCGAATGCGCTCCGCCGGACAGTGCGCGATGAACCGATCCGCACGCGTCACCTTTTCGAACGGAATCACCGGCGCCGGCAACGCATCGGGGAACCACGCGCGCATCTCGCCGATGAAATCGCGCCACGCCACCTCCTCGTCGACGACGTTGTAGGCGCGGCCGAGCGCCACGGGATTGCCGAGCGCGAGTGCGGCCGCCCGCACGACGTTCGCTACATGTGTCATCGGCATCAGGTCGGAGCCATCGCCGCGCATCGGCACCTGTCCCGCACGCACCTTCACCGGCACTTTCATCACCCACACCGAAGTCGGATGCACGCCGAGCACCGCGCCGAGCCGCAGGATCGTCGCCGGCAATCCGCGCTCCATTTCCGCGCGCAACGCCCGCTCGGCCTCCGCCTTCCCCAGCCCGTAATGCGGCGACGCCGCCGGCGAGTGCGCGTAGGTGCGTCCGAGTTCGCGCAACGGCGCCTCCTCATCGAACTCGTCGCGCTCCGCCTGAAAATCGTAAACCGAGAGCGTCGAAATGTGCAGGAACTGCCGGCAACCCGCCGCGCGCGCCGCCCCCGCCAGCGTCGCGGTGCCGCCAGCGTTCACCGCGAGAGCGTCCGACAAATCCTTGCCGACCGTAGCCGCCGCATGCACGACGAACGTCTGCCCCGCACACACGCACGCCGCCGTCGCGGCGTCGGTGAACTCGCCCTCGACCTGCGTGACGTTCACCGCCTCGAGGCCGCGGTGCGGACCGGCTTTGCGCACGATCGCCGTCACCTTCGCGCCTTGCGCCGCCAGCCAGGCGGCGATCGAGCCGCCGACAAATCCGCTTCCACCTGTCACCAACACCGGCACGTCGCGTAGATTCATCGCGCGAGCTTCCACGCCGCGCCGCCGCGCGCAAGTTCGACCGCGGCGCGGCCCCGGCGCGTCAGCCGCCCTTGCGCGCCTCGAGTTCTTCCCAGCGGGCGAATGCCGCGGCGTGCTCGCGCTCGACGGTCTCGAGCCGCGCCTTCACCTCGGCAAACTTCGCGCCGCCGGTCTTGTAGAAATTCGCGTCGCCGAGCTTGGCCGTGAGATCGGCCTGCTCCTTTTCGAGCGCCTCGATGCGCGCCGGCAACGCGTCGAGTTCGGCACGCTCCTTGTTGGAGAGCTTCTTGGCTGGGCTGGCTGTAGCCGGGGTCGCTGACCCCGACTCCTTGACCTGCCTCTGTCCGGGGTCACCGACCCCGGCTACAGATTTCCGCGTCGCCTGCTTCTTCAACTCCGCCTGCCAGTCGCTGTAACCGCCGACGTAGTCGCCGACCTTGCCCTCACCCTCGAACACGAGCGTGCTCGTCACGACTTCGTCGAGGAACGCGCGATCGTGCGACACGAGCAGCAACGTGCCCGCGAACTCGACGAGCAAGTCCTCCAGCAGGTCGAGCGTCTCGGCGTCGAGGTCGTTCGTCGGTTCGTCGAGCACGAGCACGTTCGCCGGCTGCGTGAAGAGCTTCGCGAGCAGCAGGCGGTTGCGTTCGCCGCCCGAAAGCACGCGGGCAGGCGTGCGAGCGCGCGTCGGCTCGAAGAGGAAGTCCTGCAGATAACTGATGACGTTGCGCGTGCGGCCCTCGATCGTGACGGTCGGGTTGCCGTTCGCGATGTTGTCGGCGACGGTCTTGTTGTCGTCGATCTGCGCGCGGAGCTGGTCGAAGTAGACGACCTCGAGATTCGTGCCGTGCTTGATCACGCCGCTCGTCGGCTGGAGCTGCCCGAGCAGGAGCTTGATCAACGTGGTCTTGCCCGCGCCGTTCGGTCCGAGGATGCCGATCTTTTCGCCGCGATTGATCGTGATGGAAAAATCGCGGAGCACGGTCTTCCCGCCCGCCCAAGTGTAAGTGACGTTCTCAGCCTCGACGACCTTCTGGCCGCTGCGCTCGGCCTCGGCGAGTTTGAGCGTCGCGGAGCCGACGCGCTCGCGGCGCGCACGGGCCTCGGCGCGCATTTGCTTGAGCGCGTTGATGCGCGCGGTGGCGCGCGAACGCTGCGCCTTCACGCCGCGGCGAATCCATTCCTCCTCCTGCGCGAGCTTCTTGTCGAAGGCTGCGCGCTGTTTCTCCTCCTCCTCGAGCACCTGCTGCTTGCGGACGAGATAGGTGTCGTAGTCGCACGCCCAGCCGGCGAGCCGGCCGCGATCGAGTTCGACGATGCGCGTGGCGATCTTTCGGAGGAACGCCCGGTCGTGCGTCACGAAGAACAGCGTGGGCTTCGTCTCGAGCAGCAGCTCTTCCAGCCAGAGGATCGACTCGAGATCGAGATGGTTCGTCGGCTCGTCGAGCAGCAGCAAATCCGGCTGTCCGGCCAGCGCGCGCGCCAGCAGCACGCGACGCTTCAGGCCGCCCGACAACGCGGAAAATTCCTGCGTCGGCGGGACGCCGACGTGATTGATCAAATCCTCCACGCGCACGTCGCGCTGCCAGTCCTCCTCGTGATGATCGTCGTTGGGCCGCAGGCCGCTCGCGACGATGTCGTGGACGTTGCCGGCCACGTCCGTGGGCACTTCCTGCGTCAGGCGCGCGTAGAGCGAGCCCTGCGGGCGAAACACGTCGCCCGTGTCCGGCTTCATCTCGCCCATGATGACCTTCATCAGCGTCGACTTGCCCGCGCCGTTGCGGCCGACCAAGCACACGCGCTCGCCGGCCTCGATCTGGAAGTTGATGTGG is drawn from Opitutia bacterium and contains these coding sequences:
- a CDS encoding pyruvate, phosphate dikinase; the encoded protein is MAKKTPAKKAVKKTAPAKKPAAKKAAPKSAKGPKYVYTWGAGKADGDGSMKALLGGKGANLAEMTRIGLPVPPGFTITTEVCTYYYANKKTYPASLQAQMEAGVANMEKIMGTKFGATEGMPLLVAVRSGARDSMPGMMDTILNLGLNDQTVIALEKATNNARFAWDCYRRFIQMYGDVVLGVQKRPDEDHEPFETVIHNFKHEKYHKDIVDSELTAEDQAELVKRFKALVLERTGKSFPNSAWDQLRGAAGAVFGSWMNDRAIVYRRKYNIPTEWGTAVNVQAMVFGNTGENSGSGVAFTRNPANGTNEFYGEFLINAQGEDVVAGVRTPEPVAQLKNHLPQAYAELLKVRKTLEAHFKDVQDVEFTIQDGKLFMLQTRNGKRTAAAALKFAADMVKEKLIDWQTAVLRNPADQLEQLLAPIFDLAEVKKAAVIATGLPAGPGAATGKIYFNADRAVVAAEKGDKVLLVRVETSPEDLRGMIAAEGILTARGGVSSHAALVARQMGKVCVCGASAVNINYDAKTATIAGQTFAEGDYLSIDGTSGTVYAGQIKTAPSEIIAGLVNGDAAAMATEKFKNYTQLMKWCAQATKLSVRTNADTPEQARIAVAFGAVGIGLTRTEHMFFEGDRIDAMREMILADTVEGREAALAKLLPYQRGDFYGIFKALKGFPATIRFLDPPLHEFLPNSKEQQADLAKKLGIAVEKIEHRVHELHEFNPMLGFRGCRLGIKYPEITAMQARAVIEAAVQAKKEGIKTKPEIMIPLVGFKKELDLQVAIVHEVAAKVFAEQKTKVDYSVGTMIEVPRGALTADEIAQTAEFFSFGTNDLTQTCLGMSRDDSGSFLGAYQEAEIFKKNPFASVDQNGTGQLMKIAIEKGSKTRPGIKLGICGEHGGDPDSVKFCHKIGLTYVSCSPYRVPVARLAAAQAAIADLKAAKK
- a CDS encoding redoxin family protein gives rise to the protein MKLRPFLAALALGGFFLSSIHAQDAAPAAAPAVAPASSVQADLQALVGKIGEKLRAGQRTPEALKAEIAEFDALLAKYPAKDDASANIVMMKASLFAQVFGDEETAKKLFASLKSDFPGTQAAAAADRMLFALSDEGKKQAAAEEAAEEAKISALVGQPAPEINFTWSSKGDLKKLSDLKGQVVVLDFWATWCGPCIRSFPKVRAEVAHFKDSPVKFLGVTSLQGRVNGIEPKPINTRGDPQKEYDLMPQFMKLKEMTWDVAFSEANVFNPDYAIRGIPYVAIIDPKGVVRHAGLNPLDPEADIEGKVTALLQEFNLPVPAAQPEKSE
- a CDS encoding chemotaxis protein CheX — its product is MAAAQQITDALIQDSIANAMQNVCRTLLRHDARLVDRIAATTYETDPIKFQLIGNVGFGGDANGVTYLCMSDDFALFAVSTILGMSRAEVEFHGPDVLKDAIGEFTNMTVGGFKNAIADVGFPCKLTLPTIVRGNNLSVAALRGTARHVFRFSCASHVVVADIQMKTE
- a CDS encoding NAD(P)-dependent oxidoreductase → MNLRDVPVLVTGGSGFVGGSIAAWLAAQGAKVTAIVRKAGPHRGLEAVNVTQVEGEFTDAATAACVCAGQTFVVHAAATVGKDLSDALAVNAGGTATLAGAARAAGCRQFLHISTLSVYDFQAERDEFDEEAPLRELGRTYAHSPAASPHYGLGKAEAERALRAEMERGLPATILRLGAVLGVHPTSVWVMKVPVKVRAGQVPMRGDGSDLMPMTHVANVVRAAALALGNPVALGRAYNVVDEEVAWRDFIGEMRAWFPDALPAPVIPFEKVTRADRFIAHCPAERIRRELGYTPVRSYAEGMAEARAWWMAQRTV
- a CDS encoding ATP-binding cassette domain-containing protein; the protein is MPALLNLLDVSLAFGGPAILDHINFQIEAGERVCLVGRNGAGKSTLMKVIMGEMKPDTGDVFRPQGSLYARLTQEVPTDVAGNVHDIVASGLRPNDDHHEEDWQRDVRVEDLINHVGVPPTQEFSALSGGLKRRVLLARALAGQPDLLLLDEPTNHLDLESILWLEELLLETKPTLFFVTHDRAFLRKIATRIVELDRGRLAGWACDYDTYLVRKQQVLEEEEKQRAAFDKKLAQEEEWIRRGVKAQRSRATARINALKQMRAEARARRERVGSATLKLAEAERSGQKVVEAENVTYTWAGGKTVLRDFSITINRGEKIGILGPNGAGKTTLIKLLLGQLQPTSGVIKHGTNLEVVYFDQLRAQIDDNKTVADNIANGNPTVTIEGRTRNVISYLQDFLFEPTRARTPARVLSGGERNRLLLAKLFTQPANVLVLDEPTNDLDAETLDLLEDLLVEFAGTLLLVSHDRAFLDEVVTSTLVFEGEGKVGDYVGGYSDWQAELKKQATRKSVAGVGDPGQRQVKESGSATPATASPAKKLSNKERAELDALPARIEALEKEQADLTAKLGDANFYKTGGAKFAEVKARLETVEREHAAAFARWEELEARKGG